From Streptomyces sp. NBC_00775, one genomic window encodes:
- a CDS encoding carboxylesterase/lipase family protein encodes MTVPESHRPCPAGPALRRRDFLGRTAGVAAGAALVDALGAHASSAAESPGNRPVRTESGLVSGVPAAASGVTVFKGIPYAASTAGKNRWRPPQPAPSWTGIRKADTFGDAPPQASSTLTMSEDCLNLNIWTGARSSSEPRPVYVWIYGGGFSAGSGSDPGFDGSVLASKGVVVVTFNYRLGALGFLATPELSAESGHGVSGNYGLLDQIAALRWVRRNIAAFGGDPRRVTVGGQSAGAGSTDMLSMSPLATGLFRRALAESQVRYPSDPELRYLGVSLRTMDTALQQGPAYGAGKGATTLEELRALPWQDLTDGASLKDETVDTKSVAKPPLFRPVVDGWVLPAGYMATYEARAQNDVWYLAGNNLDESGAVPETAFEYWREAGYPDRPGAPPVHVTLDDYVSAARQKFGTMADEFLALYPAGTDDEAAVASNDAIRDNSRVSTYLWGTEWTKGADRPVYTYFWTHRPPGSGHDIRGAYHGSEIVYFFGNLYPDTQGWTDQDRAIADTLSSYLANYIATGDPNGHGLPKWPAYSPGSPTVMEIGEHYGPMRVASPEKLDFWKRYFATQDAW; translated from the coding sequence ATGACCGTGCCAGAGAGCCACCGTCCCTGCCCGGCAGGACCGGCGCTGCGCCGCCGGGATTTCCTCGGCCGCACCGCGGGCGTCGCCGCGGGGGCCGCCCTCGTCGACGCCCTCGGGGCCCACGCCTCGTCGGCGGCGGAGTCGCCCGGAAACCGGCCGGTGCGCACCGAATCCGGCCTCGTGTCCGGTGTGCCCGCCGCGGCGTCCGGCGTCACCGTCTTCAAGGGAATTCCCTACGCGGCCTCCACGGCGGGGAAGAACCGGTGGCGCCCGCCGCAGCCGGCGCCGTCCTGGACGGGCATCCGCAAGGCCGACACCTTCGGCGACGCACCCCCACAGGCGTCGAGCACCCTCACGATGAGCGAGGACTGCCTCAACCTCAACATCTGGACCGGCGCCAGAAGCAGCTCGGAGCCGCGTCCGGTCTACGTGTGGATCTACGGCGGCGGGTTCTCCGCGGGAAGCGGCTCGGACCCGGGTTTCGACGGTTCCGTCCTGGCGAGCAAGGGCGTCGTCGTGGTGACCTTCAACTACCGCCTCGGAGCCCTGGGATTCCTCGCCACGCCCGAACTGAGCGCGGAGTCCGGCCACGGCGTGTCCGGCAACTACGGCCTGCTCGACCAGATCGCGGCCCTGAGGTGGGTCCGGCGGAACATCGCCGCGTTCGGTGGTGACCCGCGCCGCGTCACCGTGGGCGGCCAGTCGGCCGGTGCGGGCTCGACGGACATGCTGTCGATGTCCCCGCTCGCCACGGGACTCTTCCGGCGTGCCCTTGCCGAGAGCCAGGTGCGTTACCCGAGCGATCCGGAGCTGCGCTATCTCGGGGTGTCGCTCCGCACGATGGACACCGCCCTCCAGCAGGGCCCCGCCTACGGGGCGGGGAAGGGCGCGACCACGCTGGAGGAGCTGCGCGCCCTGCCGTGGCAGGACCTCACGGACGGCGCCTCGCTCAAGGACGAGACGGTCGACACCAAGTCCGTCGCCAAGCCGCCGCTGTTCAGGCCGGTCGTCGACGGCTGGGTGCTGCCGGCCGGCTACATGGCGACCTACGAGGCCCGTGCGCAGAACGACGTCTGGTACCTGGCCGGCAACAATCTCGACGAAAGCGGGGCCGTGCCCGAGACCGCCTTCGAGTACTGGCGCGAGGCGGGCTACCCGGACCGCCCCGGCGCCCCGCCCGTCCACGTCACCCTGGACGACTATGTGAGCGCCGCGCGCCAGAAGTTCGGCACGATGGCCGATGAGTTCCTCGCGCTCTACCCGGCCGGCACGGACGACGAGGCGGCCGTCGCCAGCAACGACGCGATCCGCGACAACTCGCGGGTCTCGACGTACCTGTGGGGCACGGAGTGGACCAAAGGCGCCGACAGGCCGGTGTACACCTACTTCTGGACACACCGCCCGCCGGGCTCCGGCCACGACATCCGGGGGGCGTACCACGGATCCGAGATCGTCTACTTCTTCGGCAACCTCTACCCGGACACCCAGGGCTGGACCGACCAGGACCGTGCGATCGCCGACACCCTGTCCTCCTACCTGGCGAACTACATCGCCACCGGCGATCCGAACGGTCACGGTCTGCCCAAGTGGCCCGCCTACAGCCCCGGTTCACCCACCGTGATGGAAATCGGCGAGCACTACGGACCGATGCGCGTGGCATCCCCCGAGAAGCTCGACTTCTGGAAGCGGTACTTCGCGACGCAGGATGCCTGGTAG
- a CDS encoding alpha/beta hydrolase-fold protein, whose amino-acid sequence MSRPATRPGPAVLHTLVALATVLLLVAAGSTAHAGKRPGSAPRLSPRVVHTGTGPTGYRVTFRYKDPSATRVQIKGEWYFANPYELSALTTDDGTALETPGTPPTRWRPGDIPLAYPNSPAANWPVVDMKRGPDGMWTYTTPLPSGVFTYSFYVDCDDDTQTTCTAVSDPGNPPWNERNGKVSGTVERTSQVYVPSDPSFGTAGYAWQGPSPTGEHGTLTHVTYPAPTSVTPSGENYLSVYTPPGYDPGRAKPYPTLYLFSGDATEMDWSTQGDAGDILDNLIATGQIASMVVVMPNTAGFPDSTGYESFDRNLTDTLVPYVESHYHVSRAASGRAAAGLGYGASLTNSLLFGHTAQFGSYGVFSPGRRGNYTLPDASTLTGTQVAALEEARIYVGGGWQDPSHDYHAGEVALLTGLGVPVTPGFVNGGHNWFAWRLNLKAFLTSTAFFPPVTD is encoded by the coding sequence ATGTCCCGCCCCGCAACCCGCCCAGGACCAGCCGTACTTCACACCCTCGTGGCCCTGGCCACCGTCCTTCTCCTGGTCGCGGCCGGCAGCACCGCACACGCCGGCAAGCGGCCCGGCAGCGCACCCCGCCTCTCCCCGCGGGTAGTCCACACCGGCACCGGTCCCACCGGCTACCGGGTCACGTTCCGCTACAAGGACCCCAGCGCCACCCGTGTGCAGATCAAGGGCGAGTGGTACTTCGCCAACCCCTACGAGCTGTCGGCGCTCACCACCGACGACGGCACCGCGCTCGAAACCCCCGGAACACCGCCCACCCGCTGGCGGCCCGGCGACATCCCCCTCGCCTACCCCAACTCCCCGGCCGCCAACTGGCCCGTCGTCGACATGAAGAGGGGCCCCGACGGCATGTGGACCTACACCACACCCCTGCCGTCCGGGGTCTTCACCTACTCCTTCTACGTCGACTGCGACGACGACACCCAGACCACCTGCACCGCCGTCTCCGACCCGGGCAACCCGCCGTGGAACGAGAGGAACGGCAAGGTCTCCGGAACCGTTGAGCGCACCAGCCAGGTGTACGTGCCCTCGGACCCGTCGTTCGGGACCGCCGGCTACGCCTGGCAGGGCCCGAGTCCGACCGGCGAGCACGGCACGCTCACCCACGTCACGTATCCGGCCCCGACCTCCGTCACGCCGTCCGGCGAGAACTACCTCTCCGTCTACACCCCGCCGGGCTACGACCCCGGTCGCGCGAAGCCGTATCCCACCCTCTATCTCTTCAGCGGTGACGCCACCGAGATGGACTGGAGCACCCAGGGCGACGCGGGCGACATTCTCGACAACCTCATCGCCACCGGGCAGATCGCCTCGATGGTCGTCGTCATGCCCAACACGGCGGGCTTTCCCGACTCCACCGGCTACGAGTCCTTCGACCGGAACCTCACCGACACGCTCGTCCCGTACGTGGAGTCCCACTACCACGTCTCCCGGGCTGCCTCCGGCCGCGCCGCCGCCGGGCTCGGCTACGGGGCCTCCCTCACCAACTCCCTTCTCTTCGGACACACCGCTCAGTTCGGCTCGTACGGGGTCTTCAGCCCCGGCCGGCGCGGCAACTACACGCTGCCCGACGCGTCGACCCTCACCGGCACCCAGGTCGCCGCGCTCGAAGAGGCGCGGATCTACGTCGGCGGCGGATGGCAGGACCCGAGCCACGACTACCACGCCGGCGAGGTCGCTCTGCTGACCGGCCTCGGCGTCCCGGTGACGCCGGGCTTCGTCAACGGCGGCCACAACTGGTTCGCGTGGCGTCTCAACCTCAAGGCCTTCCTCACGAGCACCGCGTTCTTCCCGCCCGTGACGGACTGA
- a CDS encoding ABC transporter ATP-binding protein — translation MSTNQRTPQTEALRFEHVTLEFPGSHRPAIEDVSFQIDRGKFVAVIGPSGCGKSTLLNLAAGLLTPTGGRVSFGGEQVAGVNSEAAYVTQQANLLPWLSVRANIGLALKFRNVPKQEREERVARWVGLVGLDGFENHYPRELSGGMRKRCAIARALIYNPSIVLMDEPFGPLDAITRLNLQQELLNLWEEQRGTLVFVTHDLNEAIYLADEVMVMSDGPGTIRRTLPVPFERPRTIGSLIESREFAELYNDLWGLFKADLRTSDAA, via the coding sequence ATGTCGACCAATCAGCGCACCCCTCAGACGGAAGCCCTCCGCTTCGAGCACGTCACTCTGGAGTTCCCGGGCAGCCACCGGCCCGCGATCGAGGACGTCTCGTTCCAGATCGACCGCGGCAAGTTCGTCGCCGTGATCGGGCCCAGCGGCTGCGGAAAGAGCACCCTTCTCAACCTGGCCGCCGGCCTGCTCACTCCGACCGGCGGGCGGGTCTCGTTCGGCGGCGAGCAGGTCGCCGGCGTCAACTCCGAAGCGGCGTACGTGACTCAGCAGGCCAACCTGCTGCCCTGGCTGAGCGTCAGGGCCAACATCGGACTGGCGCTGAAGTTCCGCAACGTACCGAAACAGGAGCGGGAGGAACGCGTCGCCCGGTGGGTCGGACTCGTCGGCCTCGACGGGTTCGAGAACCACTACCCCCGGGAGCTGTCCGGCGGTATGCGCAAGCGCTGCGCGATCGCGCGGGCGCTGATCTACAACCCCTCCATCGTGCTGATGGACGAACCCTTCGGACCACTGGACGCCATCACCCGGCTCAACCTCCAACAGGAACTGCTCAACCTGTGGGAGGAACAGCGCGGCACGCTCGTCTTCGTCACCCACGACCTCAACGAGGCCATCTACCTCGCCGACGAGGTCATGGTGATGTCCGACGGGCCCGGAACCATCCGCCGCACCCTCCCGGTCCCCTTCGAGCGCCCCCGCACCATTGGTTCCCTCATCGAGTCACGCGAGTTCGCGGAGCTCTACAACGACCTCTGGGGCCTGTTCAAGGCGGACCTCCGCACGTCGGACGCCGCCTAG
- a CDS encoding SRPBCC family protein, which translates to MISIAEEITVPSPPQRVWDVVSDPSAVVTCIRGAELGESHDDGSFDGVLVVRFGGIRVRFAALVTLELDESEHEGRITARGRDGQGATRFGSTAVFRVADEPATGCSRVTIKGEVTLSGKLAQLIESGAGVMVSRMAKEFSAELVQRCIEPGEASTAVPTGRVDGTPTRRGRLTRLRAWWSRLLRGRRVADAARTTPSHAAPVHPAPPPSAPPPSASPPSDSPGSAPSPPAPPRPGPPHPAPSKESL; encoded by the coding sequence TTGATATCGATCGCGGAAGAGATCACCGTACCGAGCCCGCCACAACGTGTCTGGGACGTCGTCTCGGACCCCTCCGCCGTCGTGACCTGCATCCGCGGCGCCGAACTCGGCGAGTCCCACGACGACGGCTCCTTCGACGGCGTCCTGGTCGTCAGGTTCGGGGGAATCCGGGTCAGATTCGCGGCCCTGGTCACTCTGGAGCTGGACGAGTCGGAGCACGAGGGCCGCATCACGGCCCGCGGCAGGGACGGTCAGGGCGCCACCCGCTTCGGCAGCACCGCCGTGTTCCGGGTGGCCGACGAGCCGGCGACGGGCTGCTCACGCGTCACCATCAAGGGCGAGGTGACCCTCTCCGGAAAGCTCGCCCAGCTCATCGAGTCGGGCGCCGGCGTCATGGTCTCACGGATGGCCAAGGAGTTCTCGGCCGAGCTGGTCCAGCGGTGCATCGAACCCGGGGAAGCATCAACTGCCGTACCGACCGGGCGAGTTGATGGCACACCGACCCGGCGCGGCCGACTGACCCGACTCCGAGCCTGGTGGTCGCGGCTGCTGCGCGGGCGACGCGTGGCCGATGCCGCGCGGACCACGCCGTCGCACGCCGCGCCGGTGCACCCCGCGCCACCACCCTCCGCGCCACCACCCTCCGCTTCACCACCCTCCGATTCACCGGGCTCCGCGCCATCACCTCCCGCACCACCACGCCCCGGCCCACCTCACCCCGCACCGAGCAAGGAGAGCCTGTGA
- a CDS encoding HpcH/HpaI aldolase family protein translates to MTAQRLNRVVAGLAAGQHVFASFAPAEPTAAIEFSTTPYDALVFETEHKPWDAAALRDSLQYLLNRRQIFTADGLTPALTPLVRIPANGGEKAQWHAKQVLDLGAYGVVWPHISTVEEARNAVAACRYPSLPGAPRHEPAGLRGDSPAAAARYWGLSQQEYYVKSDVWPLDPDGEILVALMIEDQLGVANLPRMLDEVPGIGLVIVGEGDMSQELGVPRQYDHPRMTESKRRVLDTCHARDIAVGHPHVTADNVEQVLGDGYRFLMSAPVRSHPGLDLGRALTGRS, encoded by the coding sequence GTGACAGCGCAACGGCTCAACCGGGTCGTCGCCGGTCTGGCGGCCGGGCAGCACGTCTTCGCGTCCTTCGCCCCGGCCGAGCCGACCGCCGCGATCGAGTTCTCCACCACCCCGTACGACGCCCTGGTCTTCGAGACGGAGCACAAGCCGTGGGACGCGGCCGCGCTCCGCGACAGCCTGCAGTACCTGCTGAACCGGCGTCAGATCTTCACCGCCGACGGCCTGACCCCGGCACTCACCCCGCTGGTCCGCATCCCCGCCAACGGCGGCGAGAAGGCCCAGTGGCACGCCAAACAGGTCCTCGATCTCGGTGCGTACGGTGTCGTCTGGCCGCACATCTCCACCGTCGAGGAGGCCCGCAACGCGGTCGCCGCCTGCCGCTACCCCTCGCTGCCCGGCGCGCCCCGCCACGAACCCGCCGGTCTGCGCGGCGACAGCCCGGCCGCCGCCGCCCGCTACTGGGGCCTTTCCCAGCAGGAGTACTACGTGAAGAGCGACGTGTGGCCGCTCGACCCGGACGGGGAGATCCTCGTCGCCCTGATGATCGAGGACCAGCTCGGCGTCGCGAACCTGCCCCGCATGCTCGACGAGGTCCCGGGTATCGGCCTCGTCATCGTCGGCGAGGGCGACATGAGCCAGGAGCTCGGTGTCCCACGCCAGTACGACCACCCCCGCATGACCGAGAGCAAGCGCCGCGTCCTCGACACCTGCCACGCACGCGACATCGCCGTAGGCCACCCCCACGTCACCGCCGACAACGTCGAGCAAGTACTCGGCGACGGCTACCGCTTCCTGATGTCCGCCCCCGTGCGCAGCCACCCGGGCCTGGACCTGGGCCGTGCCCTGACCGGCCGCTCCTGA
- a CDS encoding amidohydrolase family protein: MLIDCHGHFTTAPPALGRWRERQIQAFYEKGASGARISPDELRIGDDEIRTAVEQGQLALQDERGVDVALFSPGAGKMAHHYGDEQTSLVWSHVSNDLIARVCGLFTGRFVGVCQLPQSPGDALASSVRNSVAELERCVTELGFVGCLLNPDPSDGYWQAPPLTDKVYYPLYEKMAELDVPAMLHVAMSRNPALQGTCAHYLAGDTAVFMQLCLSDLFADFPTLRFIIPHGGGAVPYHWGRYRGVMQDLGRPPLEELVLDNVFFDTCVYDRRGLELLVDVIPAHNVLFASEMIGAVRGIDPETGHRFDDTKYLLDSIDTLADEDRRLIQAGNALRVFPRLKDVLGVEDLDQAEEVRK, from the coding sequence ATGCTCATCGACTGCCACGGCCACTTCACCACGGCCCCTCCCGCCCTCGGCAGATGGCGGGAACGGCAGATACAGGCGTTCTACGAAAAGGGGGCGTCGGGCGCACGCATCTCGCCCGACGAACTGCGCATCGGCGACGACGAGATCAGGACCGCCGTCGAACAGGGCCAGCTGGCCCTCCAGGACGAACGCGGCGTCGATGTGGCGCTGTTCTCGCCCGGCGCGGGGAAGATGGCCCACCACTACGGCGACGAGCAGACCAGCCTGGTCTGGTCCCACGTCAGCAACGACCTGATCGCCCGCGTCTGCGGGCTCTTCACCGGCCGCTTCGTCGGCGTGTGCCAGCTGCCCCAGTCCCCCGGCGACGCCCTCGCGTCGTCCGTCCGCAACTCTGTCGCCGAACTGGAGCGCTGCGTCACCGAGTTGGGGTTTGTCGGCTGTCTGCTCAACCCGGATCCGTCCGACGGCTACTGGCAGGCCCCGCCGCTCACCGACAAGGTCTACTACCCGCTCTACGAGAAGATGGCTGAGCTCGACGTCCCCGCGATGCTGCATGTGGCGATGTCGCGGAACCCGGCCCTGCAGGGCACCTGCGCCCACTACCTGGCCGGTGACACCGCCGTGTTCATGCAGCTGTGCCTGTCTGACCTGTTCGCCGACTTCCCGACCCTGAGGTTCATCATCCCGCACGGCGGCGGCGCCGTCCCCTACCACTGGGGCCGCTACCGGGGCGTGATGCAGGACCTGGGCCGCCCCCCGCTGGAAGAACTCGTGCTGGACAACGTCTTCTTCGACACCTGCGTCTACGACCGACGCGGCCTGGAACTGCTGGTGGACGTCATCCCCGCGCACAACGTCCTGTTCGCCTCCGAGATGATCGGCGCCGTCCGCGGCATCGACCCGGAGACCGGCCACCGTTTCGACGACACGAAATACCTCCTCGACTCCATCGACACCCTCGCCGACGAGGACCGCCGTCTGATTCAGGCCGGCAACGCGCTGCGCGTGTTCCCGCGCCTGAAGGACGTGTTGGGCGTCGAGGACCTCGACCAGGCGGAGGAGGTCCGGAAGTGA
- a CDS encoding thiamine pyrophosphate-binding protein: MKVYEALAEAFVQEGTSDVFGMMGDANMHWMNALARRGVRLYEVRHEGSGLGMADGWARAAGRPGVLTTTSGPGVTQLATSMVVAARARTPLVAFCGETAWGDLGAAQYLDQGRFAAAIECGFVHLSRADQAEDAVQRAFHLARTESRPVMLSAPIDIQQHAYADDADLSPYTPSTQLIDHQRPLPDPTRIARAADIVQASKRVVIVVGRGAREADAGEHILRLQQRTGALLATTLQAKNWLCDRTEYHVGISGLFGNRTAMELLQEADCVIAVGASLNHYTTEHGYLFPEAKYVQIDTTEHLVMGNGAAADCYVRADAVTALTELERELGRRSAGTDGFHTVEVRRRLAAPPEESGGYVNEPGRLDPREAIRVIDAELPGEIGLVLGSGHQTDFGTMLFQRSREVVSNYGMFGAIGQAPLLTIGKIVADGGRPSFVVEGDASFLMHLPEFETACRYGIPMLVVVMNDEGLGAEYHKSAAKGLDPELAVIPTPELGPVAVALGGSGATVRTADELRAALAGYVRDPGPTVVDVRITRRVLSVPYRRLWHGEDV, translated from the coding sequence GTGAAGGTCTACGAAGCACTCGCCGAGGCGTTCGTCCAGGAGGGCACCAGCGACGTCTTCGGCATGATGGGCGACGCGAACATGCACTGGATGAACGCCCTGGCCCGGCGCGGGGTGCGACTGTACGAGGTGCGCCACGAGGGCTCCGGCCTCGGTATGGCCGACGGGTGGGCGCGTGCCGCGGGCCGGCCCGGAGTCCTCACCACCACCAGCGGGCCGGGTGTCACGCAGCTGGCCACCTCGATGGTCGTCGCCGCGCGGGCACGCACCCCGCTGGTCGCGTTCTGCGGCGAGACCGCCTGGGGCGACCTCGGCGCCGCCCAGTACCTCGACCAGGGCCGCTTCGCCGCGGCGATCGAGTGCGGGTTCGTTCACCTCTCCCGCGCGGACCAGGCGGAGGATGCCGTCCAGCGGGCCTTCCACCTCGCGCGCACCGAGTCCCGCCCGGTGATGCTCAGCGCCCCCATCGACATCCAGCAGCACGCGTACGCCGATGACGCGGACCTGAGCCCGTACACCCCGTCCACCCAACTGATCGACCACCAGCGGCCGTTGCCCGACCCGACCCGAATCGCACGCGCCGCCGACATCGTGCAGGCGAGCAAACGGGTCGTGATCGTCGTGGGGCGTGGGGCGCGCGAGGCCGACGCCGGTGAGCACATCCTCCGTCTCCAGCAGCGCACCGGCGCCTTGCTGGCCACCACCCTCCAGGCGAAGAACTGGCTGTGCGACCGCACCGAGTACCACGTCGGCATCTCCGGCCTGTTCGGCAACCGGACGGCGATGGAGCTGTTGCAGGAGGCCGACTGTGTGATCGCGGTCGGAGCCAGCCTCAACCACTACACCACCGAGCACGGCTATCTGTTCCCCGAAGCGAAGTACGTGCAGATCGACACCACCGAGCACCTGGTCATGGGCAACGGGGCCGCGGCCGACTGCTACGTCCGCGCGGACGCGGTCACCGCCCTCACCGAGTTGGAGCGGGAGCTCGGCCGACGCTCCGCCGGGACGGACGGCTTCCACACCGTCGAGGTGCGCCGCCGACTGGCCGCCCCACCGGAGGAGTCCGGCGGGTACGTGAACGAGCCGGGCCGTCTCGACCCGCGCGAGGCGATCCGTGTCATCGACGCCGAACTCCCCGGTGAGATCGGTCTGGTCCTCGGCAGCGGTCACCAGACCGACTTCGGCACCATGCTCTTCCAGCGCTCGCGCGAGGTCGTCTCCAACTACGGCATGTTCGGCGCCATCGGACAGGCGCCCCTGCTGACCATCGGGAAGATCGTCGCGGACGGCGGGCGGCCCTCGTTCGTGGTCGAGGGCGACGCCAGCTTCCTGATGCACCTGCCCGAGTTCGAGACGGCCTGCCGCTACGGCATACCGATGCTCGTCGTCGTCATGAACGACGAGGGCCTCGGCGCCGAGTACCACAAGTCGGCGGCGAAGGGCCTCGATCCGGAACTCGCTGTGATCCCGACCCCGGAGCTGGGCCCGGTCGCGGTGGCGCTCGGCGGCTCCGGTGCCACGGTCCGCACCGCCGACGAGCTGCGCGCCGCTCTCGCCGGGTACGTGCGCGACCCCGGCCCCACGGTCGTCGACGTCCGTATCACCCGCCGCGTGCTGAGTGTCCCGTACCGCCGTCTCTGGCACGGCGAGGACGTGTGA
- a CDS encoding 4,5-dihydroxyphthalate decarboxylase, with protein sequence MDKLSVVVGDYPHARALLDGTAAVAGHLVEEVEVRPVISAYRRMIRDLEFDVCELAPVSYLMARQAGVPLTAVPVFLNRRFHHGDIQCGVGSGIRIPTDLEGRRVGVRAYSVSTGVWVRGILAEEYGVDLDKITWVVDDDDHVEGHLRPNIERVTDGRSLGELLRAGEIDAAFTGNAGTGRAGTPRAGWTATADAGAAEGDAPYPLFPLGDVVAADWYLRTGTYPLHSLIALRTELVARDPGLPTALYTAFAEAKQRQLAVDPEWTALPRFARQAEQIGGDPVPYGVAANERSLAAIVRYSRDQGLLDADFPAEPRALFADGDYPDA encoded by the coding sequence ATGGACAAGCTCTCGGTGGTCGTCGGCGACTACCCTCACGCGCGGGCTCTGCTCGACGGGACCGCCGCCGTGGCCGGCCACCTCGTCGAGGAGGTCGAGGTCAGGCCGGTCATCAGCGCCTACCGCCGGATGATCCGCGACCTCGAATTCGACGTGTGCGAACTGGCACCGGTGTCCTATCTGATGGCCCGGCAGGCCGGCGTCCCCCTCACCGCGGTACCCGTCTTCCTCAACCGCCGCTTCCATCACGGCGACATCCAGTGCGGCGTCGGCTCCGGTATCCGGATCCCCACCGATCTGGAGGGCCGTCGGGTGGGGGTCCGCGCCTACTCGGTGAGCACCGGTGTGTGGGTGCGCGGCATTCTCGCCGAGGAGTACGGCGTCGACCTCGACAAGATCACCTGGGTGGTGGACGACGACGACCACGTCGAGGGCCACCTCCGGCCGAACATCGAACGGGTCACCGACGGACGGTCCCTGGGCGAGCTGCTGCGGGCCGGGGAGATCGACGCCGCGTTCACCGGCAACGCCGGCACCGGCCGGGCGGGCACACCCCGCGCCGGCTGGACCGCGACGGCCGACGCCGGAGCGGCCGAGGGCGACGCGCCCTACCCGCTGTTCCCGCTGGGCGACGTGGTCGCCGCCGACTGGTACCTGCGCACGGGCACCTACCCGCTCCACTCACTGATCGCCCTGCGCACGGAGCTCGTCGCCCGCGACCCCGGGCTGCCCACCGCGCTGTACACGGCGTTCGCCGAGGCCAAGCAGCGGCAATTGGCCGTCGACCCGGAGTGGACGGCACTGCCGCGGTTCGCCCGGCAGGCCGAGCAGATCGGCGGCGATCCCGTCCCCTACGGGGTGGCCGCCAACGAGCGGAGCCTGGCCGCGATCGTGCGCTACTCCCGCGACCAGGGCCTGCTCGACGCGGACTTCCCCGCCGAGCCGCGGGCGCTGTTCGCCGACGGCGACTACCCGGACGCCTGA
- a CDS encoding amidohydrolase family protein → MDIVDTHCHIISEDRVGYPWSPIGGKPSAWAASRPVTAEGMAARMDEAGVRQAVLVQATTAYGYDNSYVLDSRRRRPDRFLAVGTFDPLAPDAASRLAAAVGDGGLAGVRLFTSGSTVPTQGEWFAAPQTYEFWRTAGELGVTVCLQMRLGPATRQLVEVLERFPTVRVLLDHIGYPDIASSPGRASKEVAELAAHPGLYLKLTHRNLEPLRDVGDEAVEFLTPVVESFGAGRIAWGSNCPAAEQSLPDLLGLARSVLAPLPTAAREEIFAGTARRLYPALAGSGG, encoded by the coding sequence ATGGACATCGTCGACACGCACTGCCACATCATCTCCGAGGACCGGGTCGGGTACCCGTGGTCGCCGATCGGCGGGAAGCCATCGGCCTGGGCCGCCTCCCGCCCGGTCACCGCCGAGGGCATGGCCGCCCGCATGGACGAGGCGGGCGTCCGGCAGGCCGTCCTCGTCCAGGCGACCACCGCCTACGGCTACGACAACTCCTACGTCCTCGACAGCCGGCGCCGGCGACCGGACCGTTTCCTCGCCGTCGGCACCTTCGACCCGCTCGCCCCGGACGCCGCTTCGCGCCTCGCCGCCGCCGTCGGCGACGGTGGGCTGGCCGGAGTGCGGCTGTTCACCAGCGGCAGCACCGTCCCCACCCAGGGCGAGTGGTTCGCCGCACCCCAGACGTACGAGTTCTGGCGGACCGCCGGCGAGCTGGGCGTCACCGTGTGCCTGCAGATGCGGCTCGGCCCGGCGACGCGGCAGCTCGTGGAGGTCCTGGAGCGGTTCCCCACCGTACGGGTACTCCTCGACCACATCGGATACCCCGACATCGCGTCCTCCCCGGGGCGCGCCAGCAAGGAGGTGGCCGAGCTCGCCGCCCATCCGGGCCTGTATCTGAAGCTCACCCACCGCAATCTCGAACCGCTGCGCGATGTCGGGGACGAGGCCGTGGAGTTCCTCACGCCCGTCGTCGAGTCGTTCGGCGCCGGCCGTATCGCCTGGGGCTCGAACTGCCCGGCCGCCGAGCAGTCGCTGCCGGACCTCCTCGGCCTCGCGCGGAGTGTCCTTGCGCCGCTGCCGACGGCGGCGCGGGAGGAGATCTTCGCGGGAACGGCCCGGCGGCTGTATCCGGCGCTCGCCGGATCAGGGGGCTGA
- a CDS encoding GntR family transcriptional regulator yields the protein MQQSDGDEVEGGARTSTTRYSQAYEGLRSLLLSGSMAPGTRLTEADLTRMFNVSRSTMRAVLVRLAQEGYVLSEVNRGVRTRSFSVEEAVDILEARETLESALAGKAAERATEEEIAELRRTLAEMEDAQSRGDQDAYSPLNRRFHQQVKQAAHQTTLARAYDTLLYPLVMRQYRNLAAQHPRSGSLEEHQAIFLAIVTRNPDAAVAAMRHHVGSARRALLLDKPPEP from the coding sequence GTGCAGCAGAGCGACGGCGACGAGGTCGAGGGCGGGGCGAGGACGTCGACCACCCGCTACAGCCAGGCGTACGAGGGGCTTCGCTCGCTGCTGCTGTCGGGGAGCATGGCGCCCGGCACGCGGCTGACCGAGGCGGATCTGACCAGGATGTTCAACGTGTCGCGGAGCACCATGCGCGCGGTGCTGGTGCGCCTGGCCCAGGAGGGCTATGTCCTCAGCGAGGTCAACCGCGGCGTACGGACGAGGAGTTTCTCCGTCGAGGAGGCGGTGGACATCCTGGAGGCCCGCGAGACGCTGGAGTCCGCCCTCGCCGGGAAGGCCGCGGAACGGGCCACCGAGGAGGAGATCGCCGAACTGCGGCGCACCCTCGCGGAGATGGAGGACGCGCAGTCCCGCGGCGACCAGGACGCCTACTCGCCACTCAACCGGCGCTTCCACCAGCAGGTCAAGCAGGCCGCGCACCAGACCACCCTGGCCCGCGCCTACGACACGCTGCTCTACCCGCTCGTGATGCGCCAGTACCGCAACCTGGCCGCCCAGCACCCGAGGTCCGGGTCGCTGGAGGAGCACCAGGCGATCTTCCTCGCCATCGTCACCCGCAACCCCGACGCGGCCGTCGCCGCGATGCGCCACCACGTCGGCTCCGCCCGCAGGGCGCTGCTGCTGGACAAGCCCCCAGAGCCGTAG